The following proteins come from a genomic window of Bartonella apihabitans:
- a CDS encoding outer-membrane lipoprotein carrier protein LolA, producing MLAAFAFATSGVTASTMLLPPAFAQNTNLAAHAQDIANHFAAIQTMTGDFIQFSPKGEMTEGTFYLERPGKIRFSYKNSPVRVITDGKSVAINNRKLDTWDLYQLSQTPMKMLLDTKIDLSDGKLLNVSQDQGSTTIVLADKTLGKGQIRMIFDSKTYELLQWTIVDKQNLETTVQITNVRTGVRFAKGMFDIPYQRISMKRNGN from the coding sequence ATGTTGGCCGCTTTTGCTTTTGCGACCTCCGGTGTGACAGCATCCACAATGCTACTTCCTCCGGCTTTTGCCCAAAATACCAATTTGGCAGCACATGCACAGGATATTGCCAATCATTTTGCTGCAATACAGACAATGACGGGTGATTTCATCCAGTTCAGCCCGAAAGGTGAAATGACCGAAGGAACGTTTTACCTTGAAAGACCGGGTAAAATCCGCTTCAGCTATAAAAATTCACCGGTGCGCGTGATTACCGATGGCAAATCGGTTGCGATCAACAATCGCAAACTTGATACTTGGGATCTCTACCAATTGTCGCAAACGCCCATGAAAATGTTGCTCGATACAAAAATTGATCTTTCGGATGGTAAGCTTCTAAACGTCAGTCAGGATCAAGGGTCAACGACAATTGTTCTTGCCGATAAGACATTGGGTAAAGGTCAAATTCGTATGATTTTTGACTCCAAGACTTATGAACTTTTGCAATGGACCATTGTCGACAAACAAAATCTCGAGACGACTGTGCAAATTACTAATGTTCGCACCGGTGTACGATTTGCAAAGGGAATGTTCGATATTCCTTATCAGCGTATTTCGATGAAACGGAATGGCAATTGA